One genomic region from Pyxicephalus adspersus chromosome 1, UCB_Pads_2.0, whole genome shotgun sequence encodes:
- the IGSF5 gene encoding immunoglobulin superfamily member 5, whose protein sequence is MEGSRRICVLIIVFVCSMQDFASGSNILQGPQNVTVLAGSNASFNCTVQAGWKSISWYLQDVYVVTISSTAGTIVSNNHIAVQNSTNNINGDFTTEISIINVNKSNSGTVRCSSLSASFQDAYLTVQVKGLVQVANGSSVTVTPNSSVSISCQASGWYPAPTITWNLNNTAASSIYYSTVYTTGTDGLVSAVSTFTIILEADTNLTCLAIVQMLDAPVSTTVTIAVRENIPGSSSGLSKTAIILIAVFASIGGLLLLLVLIAVIVIFCCKKKKKKKETGYQSDAWRAPQQDVSNLRTIDRASLGEHNYAFTFEPLSVAPSFRTNHSDSAFSEATTTPKSNISQVNGLDKIRDHLKKTRHVTHV, encoded by the exons ATGGAAGGAAGCAGAAGGATCTGCGTTCTGATTATTGTCTTCGTGTGTTCTATGCAAG ATTTTGCATCAGGCTCCAATATTTTACAAGGTCCCCAGAATGTAACGGTCCTCGCTGGTTCTAACGCCAGCTTTAATTGCACTGTACAAGCTGGATGGAAGAGTATTTCCTGGTACCTGCAGGATGTGTATGTCGTCACCATAAGTTCCACTGCAGGGACCATTGTTAGTAACAATCACATAGCGGTACAAAACAGCACCAATAACATCAATGGCGATTTTACCACCGAAATTTCAATTATCAATGTTAACAAGAGCAATTCTGGGACCGTCAGGTGCAGCAGCCTCTCAGCTTCATTTCAAGATGCCTACCTCACAGTTCAAG TTAAAGGTTTAGTCCAAGTAGCCAACGGCAGCTCTGTCACAGTGACCCCTAACTCCTCAGTAAGCATCTCCTGCCAGGCCTCGGGGTGGTACCCGGCTCCCACCATCACCTGGAACCTAAACAACACAGCCGCAAGTAGCATATATTACAGTACGGTCTACACTACAGGAACTGACGGCTTAGTAAGTGCGGTGAGCACCTTTACCATCATCCTGGAAGCAGATACAAATTTAACTTGTCTGGCTATAGTACAGATGCTCGATGCGCCCGTCTCTACTACAGTGACCATTGCAGTACGGGAAAATATCCCAG GTTCTAGCTCAGGCTTGAGCAAAACAGCCATTATTCTCATTGCTGTCTTTGCATCCATCGGAGGCCTCCTGCTCCTGCTTGTCCTGATCGCTGTTATTGTGATATTTTGctgcaagaagaaaaagaaaaagaaag AGACCGGCTATCAAAGTGATGCATG GAGAGCCCCACAGCAGGATGTCAGTAATCTCCGAACCATTGACAGAGCAAGCCTCGGAGAACATAATTACGCTTTTACATTTGAACCTCTGTCAGTAGCACCAA GCTTTCGAACAAATCACAGTGACTCGGCCTTCTCCGAGGCAACAACAACCCCAAAAAGCAATATTTCCCAg GTTAATGGACTGGACAAGATCCGTGatcatttaaagaaaaccagACATGTTACACATGTATGA
- the LOC140321578 gene encoding beta-1,3-galactosyltransferase 5-like → MKLLQGWKMPRKRVIFVALLCFPCLGMFGLLLMNYDVCYYWFHRSENYFSIKTDYKRNLFIKVPESNCIQNPPFLVLLVTTSHSQKEARMAIRKTWGKEQLIHGKRVVTFFLLGTNPGKPISLSEEINTHKDIIQKDFVDSYYNLTIKTLTGLDWTVNHCPQTSYIMKTDSDMFVNTFYLVELLMRRNQTSNFFTGILKPNDAPIRNIFSKWYISKREYDGDTYPPFCSGTGYVLSVDVAKRIFNISSSIPFFKLEDVYIGMCLEKLKISLQELHNQPIFFPFKPSFSVCTYRNIVTSHELQPHEIVLYWETLQKAQEEQC, encoded by the coding sequence atgCCTCGAAAAAGGGTCATTTTTGTGGCACTTCTATGTTTTCCTTGTTTAGGGATGTTTGGGCTCCTCCTTATGAACTATGATGTTTGCTATTACTGGTTTCACAGATCAGAAAATTATTTCTCCATTAAAACTGACTATAAAAGGAATCTCTTCATAAAAGTGCCTGAATCAAACTGCATACAAAACCCTCCATTTCTAGTGCTGCTGGTGACCACCTCTCATAGCCAGAAGGAGGCCCGTATGGCCATCCGAAAAACATGGGGGAAGGAGCAACTCATTCATGGAAAGCGAGTGGTAACCTTCTTTCTTCTTGGAACAAACCCTGGAAAACCCATCAGTTTATCTGAAGAGATTAACACCCACAAAGACATTATCCAAAAAGATTTTGTAGACTCGTATTACAACTTGACCATAAAAACGTTGACAGGGTTAGACTGGACAGTGAATCATTGCCCTCAGACCAGCTACATCATGAAAACTGATTCAGACATGTTTGTCAATACGTTTTACCTTGTTGAACTACTCATGCGTAGAAATCAGACTTCTAATTTCTTTACGGGGATCCTAAAGCCAAATGACGCTCCAATACGTAATATCTTTAGCAAGTGGTACATAAGTAAAAGAGAGTATGATGGTGATACATACCCCCCGTTTTGTTCAGGTACAGGTTACGTGCTTTCAGTGGATGTTGCCAAAAGGATCTTCAACATCTCATCTTCTATACCATTTTTTAAGCTTGAGGATGTGTACATAGGAATGTGTCTGGAAAAACTGAAGATCTCATTGCAGGAACTTCACAATCAGccaatattttttccctttaaaccaTCATTTTCAGTGTGCACTTATCGGAACATTGTGACATCTCACGAACTCCAACCACATGAAATTGTCCTGTACTGGGAAACGTTGCAGAAAGCACAAGAAGAACAATGTTAA